From the Brassica napus cultivar Da-Ae chromosome A8, Da-Ae, whole genome shotgun sequence genome, one window contains:
- the LOC106387586 gene encoding serine/arginine-rich splicing factor SR45-like isoform X2 has translation MAKPSRVRRSPSASGSSSRSSSSSRSRSSGSRSLSRSRSLSSSSRSVSSGSRSPPPRGKRKAAPIQESLVLHVDSLSRNVNEGHLKEIFGNYGEVVHVELAMDRAVTLPKGYAYVEFKARADAEKALLFMDGGQIDGNVVKAKFTLPPRQKLSPPLKPVSSAPKREAPKPDNAAADIEKDGPMRSRETSPRRRSPLPRRLPDSPPRRRPSPPIRRRGDTPPRRRAASPPRGRSPSSPPPRRQRSPPRGSPRRIRGSPVRRRSPPPLRRRSPPRRLRSPLRRSPIRRRSRSPIRRPVRSRSRSISPRRGRGPAGRRRRSSSSYSSSPSPRRIPRKISRSRSPKRPLRGKRSSSNSSSSSSPPPRRT, from the exons ATGGCGAAACCTAGCCGCGTCCGTCGTTCACCTTCCGCCTCTGGGTCTTCATCTCGGTCCAGCTCCAGCTCCAGATCTCGTTCGAGTGGGTCCAGGTCTCTTTCCCGTTCTAGATcgctctcttcttcttcgcGGAGCGTGAGCTCAGGGAGTCGTAGTCCTCCACCCCGTGGAAAAAG GAAAGCCGCACCGATTCAAGAATCTCTTGTTCTCCATGTTGATTCTCTTAGCAGGAATGTGAATGAAGGCCATCTCAAAGAAATATTTG GCAACTATGGTGAAGTTGTACACGTAGAACTTGCGATGGATCGAGCT GTTACTCTTCCAAAAGGATATGCTTATGTTGAGTTCAAGGCAAGAGCTGATGCTGAGAAAGCTCTGCTGTTTATGGATGGT GGCCAAATTGATGGAAATGTTGTTAAAGCCAAGTTCACACTACCACCACGTCAGAAACTATCTCCACCCCTTAAACCTGTCTCAAGTGCACCAAAGAGAGAGGCTCCAAAACCTGATAATGCCGCTGCTGACATTGAGAAAGATGGGCCCATGCGCTCAAGAGAGA CTTCTCCAAGAAGGCGATCACCACTACCTAGGAGGTTACCTGATTCTCCCCCTCGCCGGAGGCCGAGCCCTCCTATCCGCCGTCGTGGTGATACACCGCCCAGACGCAGGGCAGCATCGCCACCTAGAGGCCGTTCACCATCTTCTCCACCTCCAAGAAGACAGAGATCTCCTCCAAG GGGCTCCCCTAGAAGAATCCGTGGCAGTCCTGTTCGGAGACGTTCTCCTCCTCCTCTAAGGCGAAG GTCACCTCCAAGGAGACTACGCAGTCCTCTCAGAAGATCTCCAATCCGCAGACGTAGCCGATCCCCAATTCGTAGGCCTGTTCGCTCTCGTTCGAGGTCCATCTCACCCCGCAG GGGACGAGGTCCAGCTGGGAGACGTAGGAGGTCATCTTCTTCTTACTCCAGTTCGCCAAGTCCCAGAAGG ATTCCTAGGAAGATTTCGAGGAGCCGCAGTCCTAAGAG GCCACTGAGAGGAAAAAGAAGCAGCAGTAACAGCAGTAGCAGCAGCTCACCGCCTCCTCGCAGAACATAA
- the LOC106387586 gene encoding serine/arginine-rich splicing factor SR45-like isoform X1: MAKPSRVRRSPSASGSSSRSSSSSRSRSSGSRSLSRSRSLSSSSRSVSSGSRSPPPRGKSSSGPPKGASSPSKKAAPIQESLVLHVDSLSRNVNEGHLKEIFGNYGEVVHVELAMDRAVTLPKGYAYVEFKARADAEKALLFMDGGQIDGNVVKAKFTLPPRQKLSPPLKPVSSAPKREAPKPDNAAADIEKDGPMRSRETSPRRRSPLPRRLPDSPPRRRPSPPIRRRGDTPPRRRAASPPRGRSPSSPPPRRQRSPPRGSPRRIRGSPVRRRSPPPLRRRSPPRRLRSPLRRSPIRRRSRSPIRRPVRSRSRSISPRRGRGPAGRRRRSSSSYSSSPSPRRIPRKISRSRSPKRPLRGKRSSSNSSSSSSPPPRRT; this comes from the exons ATGGCGAAACCTAGCCGCGTCCGTCGTTCACCTTCCGCCTCTGGGTCTTCATCTCGGTCCAGCTCCAGCTCCAGATCTCGTTCGAGTGGGTCCAGGTCTCTTTCCCGTTCTAGATcgctctcttcttcttcgcGGAGCGTGAGCTCAGGGAGTCGTAGTCCTCCACCCCGTGGAAAAAG TTCTTCTGGGCCTCCAAAAGGAGCCTCTTCACCCTCTAA GAAAGCCGCACCGATTCAAGAATCTCTTGTTCTCCATGTTGATTCTCTTAGCAGGAATGTGAATGAAGGCCATCTCAAAGAAATATTTG GCAACTATGGTGAAGTTGTACACGTAGAACTTGCGATGGATCGAGCT GTTACTCTTCCAAAAGGATATGCTTATGTTGAGTTCAAGGCAAGAGCTGATGCTGAGAAAGCTCTGCTGTTTATGGATGGT GGCCAAATTGATGGAAATGTTGTTAAAGCCAAGTTCACACTACCACCACGTCAGAAACTATCTCCACCCCTTAAACCTGTCTCAAGTGCACCAAAGAGAGAGGCTCCAAAACCTGATAATGCCGCTGCTGACATTGAGAAAGATGGGCCCATGCGCTCAAGAGAGA CTTCTCCAAGAAGGCGATCACCACTACCTAGGAGGTTACCTGATTCTCCCCCTCGCCGGAGGCCGAGCCCTCCTATCCGCCGTCGTGGTGATACACCGCCCAGACGCAGGGCAGCATCGCCACCTAGAGGCCGTTCACCATCTTCTCCACCTCCAAGAAGACAGAGATCTCCTCCAAG GGGCTCCCCTAGAAGAATCCGTGGCAGTCCTGTTCGGAGACGTTCTCCTCCTCCTCTAAGGCGAAG GTCACCTCCAAGGAGACTACGCAGTCCTCTCAGAAGATCTCCAATCCGCAGACGTAGCCGATCCCCAATTCGTAGGCCTGTTCGCTCTCGTTCGAGGTCCATCTCACCCCGCAG GGGACGAGGTCCAGCTGGGAGACGTAGGAGGTCATCTTCTTCTTACTCCAGTTCGCCAAGTCCCAGAAGG ATTCCTAGGAAGATTTCGAGGAGCCGCAGTCCTAAGAG GCCACTGAGAGGAAAAAGAAGCAGCAGTAACAGCAGTAGCAGCAGCTCACCGCCTCCTCGCAGAACATAA